The DNA window CCCAGCATAATTAAAGGAAAGTTGAAGCTTGAGATTAAAATACAGTGATAAAGCAAAAGGGGCTTTCACCGGTGATTGGTGAACCAATGTAAGTAACCGTGTTCAATTTCCAAGTCATTAGAATAATCTAATTTCTTCACACGATGCCCAAGTATGTGCAGTCTTAAAGAAAAGGACAAGGTTGCGCAAAAATGATCTAGTTGCTTTTAAGCCGATTCTGAAGGtaaaaaattacttgattaCATGTTTATAACAATGATAGAAAGCTTACaaagattatataaaaacaGGCCCGTAAGAGGGCACTATACTAGTAATATGCATTAAAGACTGAGCTCACCTCAAGACTGAGGGGGCAGGACCATGACCCTTTATATAGAATTCAGGAAACCTGACTTTCTCGTCCTTTTACAAGCCAACTAACTTGCATTATACCTGTGAATAATAGGAAACCAATAGATGTCAGAAATCCTAAACTTTGAGAAACAAaccaagaagagaaaagaaaccaACAAACAACCTCAAGGACTTCAAATGCAACGAGGTAGGCGCTGCAACTCTGAGGCCGCAAGCAAAGCTGCACTGGCTAAATCAGGGGGGCTTGAATTTTTCAGCTCCAAAAGAATGACTTCAATCCTTGAAATCTCGTTTATGGATATGGATAGTATCATCGCATGTGACAAATACTGCTGACAAGAATAAGCAAGAGCATGCAGTATCCGCTGCAAAACTAAGTGAGGAACACCCTTGCGCGAAGACTCAAGGATTGTACTAACCTTCAGCAGATTAGTTAGAAAACCAGTTGTGGCTTCCCTTGGAGCTGCCTTCAGCAACAACAACACACATTCAGAAGCTATATCTCCAATATTTGCCTCACAGGACCTACTCAACTCCAGCAAAACACCTACATTGCTACCAAAGTCCATTACATCTCTTATGCAGTGCTGTTGATCAACTGCAGCGCTTGCCTCAGAAGAATCATTCAGAAGTGCTGGCTCTTTTTTGTAGGCAAGTCCTCTTTTACTGCCAACCGAGCATAGGAGGAATGCCCTACACAGGCCAAGAGTTGGCTCAAGAAAATCTTCCATGTCCTTGGCATACACAAACTCTAAAAGGTTTCCAATGCTCCTAACCACTTTTAATTGAGAAAGCAACTTGGATTCCATTTCAGGAGCTGATGCCAAAGCCAGACACAGCTGAACATTATTGACATTTGCACTTGATAGGTCACCAAGCAAAAACTCAAAGCACTGTGAGACTGTCTTCAGATGTAGAATGTCtgatatttttatgtaattaaactCAATGAGCATCACAAGGAGCTTCTGCGCATACATGGGAATGGGATCTTCATCTTCAATAAAGGTAGGGTAGAGAGGTAGGAAATGAATAATGGATATGGACTTTAAAGCCTCTGATCTTTGGTCATCTTCCAAAGGTTCATTCAAGAAAATGATCATCACATCAAACAGAATTTTAAGGCACAAAAATCTGGCATCACCATCCTTGTTGCCCTTGTACAGAACAGCTAGACCAGGAAGGATTTCACAAATGAAAATGTTGGGGCTTTCAAGAATGACAAGGCGCTCCTCTGCAACAGATTCAAGAACTCGAAGAAGGGTTATTTGAAAGTCATCTCTGCCCTggaaattatacaaaaaaatgtttCAGTATTTGAATCATCATTTTGCTCCCTGTGGTGATCAGAAGTGCTCCATCATAAAAGAAATGTAATGTTTATTTACCAAAATAAGAAGATAATTGTGGAAATGTCCACCTAAGAAAGTGTACTCCATATCCATCTGAGCTATGCATAATCTGTTGGCGCAATTTGTTACCTATACCTTGTTGTATAATGGATCACTACTTGTCCAAGCATTATATTTTACCAGCCATGCAGTTATCTTTCTTCAACAACTAAACATTTTCCATAGCAAGttgcaaaacaataaattaactcTAATTTAATCAAGTcagcgaaaaaaaaaaggattattaTACCCTATATATGGCAGGTGTATTAGGTTGCCACTTGAATAGGCATTTTGCCAACTATGTAATGCCCTAATTTTACTGGGTCAAGCCATCTTGTTCAAGTATTTGTACCTCAGACTTCATAACcgcattttaattatttacatCTAGACAAGGAAATCTAGCCAAACAATTACTTTGCACATTATATCCTAAAGTTTTGTTCAATTaagagaagaaatgaaaaataaatgtaaaaataagaaataaacaagCAGCAAAAAATTACTCAGCTCCAGCTTCCTACCTGAAATGGTGTCTCCATGACTTTGACTAAATTTGCCAGCTGCTGCATAACTTGATGGCTCACCACCCTCAACTTAAAAGAAGAGCTTCCAAGAAGATGAAGAACAACTGGAAACAAATGAACATTGGTCTTTGGAGCAATTCGATGTGCAATGGCAGAGCTGTGACCATGGCGCCTTCCTCCCATCATTTGCTGAATATCTCCTGTTATAATATCAAGTAAACTTGGTATGGTAGATGCCACAGCATGCACAAATGCATCTAGACTTTGTTGGAGATAGATGTCCTTCTCTTTTGCAACCCTATCCACTGCAGATAGTAACCTTGGATTGCAAAAAAAGTGTGGTAGACACCTCCTAGCATTTTTACAAAGAAGAGCAATGAAAAGAAGTGTCTTTCCCCTCAAAATGTCACTACCCTGCTCAGTAAGAGACACGAGACTTGGGACCAAATTCTTATCCTCCACCAAGTTTGAAAGGTGCCGTCCAATATTTGTGAACATATGAATTCCAAGCATAGCCATGTTTAAGAGGTTCAAACTTATTTGCTGCTCGCGTGGGCTGCCCTTGACAAGGGTAGTTGCTGTATCTTTGAAAGACAGTTTCTCCATGACTGATTGAATGCAAGGAGGGTTAAATCTTGTCAGGCGAGCTAAACATGAACCTGCAGTAAGCCTGATGCTCTCCTGTTTCCCTACAgctctatatatataacagagGTTAGTAATCACATCCTGGCTAGTGAAGCGAGCTGGCCAGTGTCCCCCTTGACTGCAAATGTTTTCAATTGTCCTCAATGCATAAAGTTGAGCTATATCATCCTCTCCTTTACGTAAAACGGATGACACCAATGAAATCAATGAGTTTGGAACCTGCTTCCAGTAAAAGAACAttattaaatgaagaaaatagcaGAATAAAAGGACgcataaaaaaagacattacaCATCAGCAGAACTTCCTATCAGAGCATGACTTTTGAAACTCCGTGAATCATAGAAAAAGGAGTCTCTCCATTACACAGAATCTGACAGATGTGTACAGATGAAAAGATGGggaataaatgaaaatttattgaatg is part of the Populus alba chromosome 10, ASM523922v2, whole genome shotgun sequence genome and encodes:
- the LOC118029881 gene encoding serine/threonine-protein kinase RUNKEL isoform X2; translation: MTLLLQDSQLPEDSIHDLARDLVRALQFLHSKGIIYCDLKPSNILLDENGHTKLCDFGLARKLSDISKTPSSMLPQAKRGTPCYMAPELFEDGGVHSYASDFWALGCVLYECYAGRPPFMGREFTQLVKSILSDPPPPLPGTPSRPFANLINSLLVKDPAERIQWSELCGHAFWMSKISLVPLPPQTAFDNMIELCAKPCLSERNGDKSLANRTPPKYHEKDAKGTPKLDENSMLGSRGHETPIKGTPSGRKTQTKASGRVVEEKQKDPSNAARCVNLLRLSRIAKSNLQKENEKENYRRPLLNGSENDSEVKIENTDMELDFNENAEDETHDEPDGLDNPNSAIEVVVNNIPQLETSPVVNAPALDESRTNDQDSSSEHVDMVSTPLSASPQLRNQRNKEGLVSAIEFDSSKSSHDLSQVLWHPSDLSVRPVMPSRKADKVSDVIPSLPFEALQPSDFVRMSKEQLDALTNKIISILNGNTSIGEKLNVIRYLEMLSSNADTANILTNGPIMLMLVKMLRLSKTPALRVQLASLIGLLIRHSTFIEDDLANSGILGSLTDGLRDKQEKVRRFSMAALGELLFYISTQNDQSKDNNPPESPSKDSRSTFGWQVPNSLISLVSSVLRKGEDDIAQLYALRTIENICSQGGHWPARFTSQDVITNLCYIYRAVGKQESIRLTAGSCLARLTRFNPPCIQSVMEKLSFKDTATTLVKGSPREQQISLNLLNMAMLGIHMFTNIGRHLSNLVEDKNLVPSLVSLTEQGSDILRGKTLLFIALLCKNARRCLPHFFCNPRLLSAVDRVAKEKDIYLQQSLDAFVHAVASTIPSLLDIITGDIQQMMGGRRHGHSSAIAHRIAPKTNVHLFPVVLHLLGSSSFKLRVVSHQVMQQLANLVKVMETPFQGRDDFQITLLRVLESVAEERLVILESPNIFICEILPGLAVLYKGNKDGDARFLCLKILFDVMIIFLNEPLEDDQRSEALKSISIIHFLPLYPTFIEDEDPIPMYAQKLLVMLIEFNYIKISDILHLKTVSQCFEFLLGDLSSANVNNVQLCLALASAPEMESKLLSQLKVVRSIGNLLEFVYAKDMEDFLEPTLGLCRAFLLCSVGSKRGLAYKKEPALLNDSSEASAAVDQQHCIRDVMDFGSNVGVLLELSRSCEANIGDIASECVLLLLKAAPREATTGFLTNLLKVSTILESSRKGVPHLVLQRILHALAYSCQQYLSHAMILSISINEISRIEVILLELKNSSPPDLASAALLAASELQRLPRCI